From Xiphophorus hellerii strain 12219 chromosome 9, Xiphophorus_hellerii-4.1, whole genome shotgun sequence, a single genomic window includes:
- the fip1l1a gene encoding pre-mRNA polyadenylation factor FIP1, giving the protein MGPDEDDDPFQCYSHNDADNSGIIVISCSSGQIPEDPEFNSEIRTDPVGCKNEEDEDVVQNIHEVKEPKQDVEPVEEKPWRKSGADITDYFNYGFDEESWKAYRMKHAKLQAFQAQHIANVMREQAKYEVEVMCASSNSGRPSRKSCRSVRWFFAVTVCILVSPS; this is encoded by the exons GTTATTCTCATAATGATGCAGATAACAGCGGCATCATTGTGATTTCTTGCAGCTCTGGGCAGATACCTGAGGATCCTGAGTTCAATTCTGAAATAAGGACAGATCCAGTTG GCTGTAAAAACGAGGAGGACGAAGATGTGGTTCAGAATATCCATGAAGTCAAAGAGCCAAAGCAGGATGTGGAGCCTGTAGAGGAAAAGCCATGGAGGAAGTCTG GGGCTGATATCACGGATTACTTTAACTACGGTTTCGATGAAGAAAGCTGGAAGGCGTACCGTATGAAGCATGCTAAGCTCCAAGCATTCCAAGCACAACATATCGCTAATGTCATG AGGGAGCAAGCTAAATATGAAGTGGAGGTGATGTGTGCTTCTTCTAATTCAGGCAGACCATCTAGGAAATCCTGCAGGTCAGTAAGATGGTTTTTTGCTGTGACTGTGTGCATCCTTGTTAGTCCTAGTTAG